Proteins found in one Labrenzia sp. VG12 genomic segment:
- a CDS encoding HlyU family transcriptional regulator, which yields MLGKMFKSLFSSSGEGGKGKSKVQTVDYDGFLIVAEPQQNQGQWQVSGRIEKQDGETTKVHTFIRADTLPDEEAAANEMIRKAKMMIDQMGESIFD from the coding sequence ATGCTCGGCAAGATGTTCAAATCCCTGTTTTCGTCCTCAGGCGAAGGCGGCAAGGGTAAATCGAAGGTGCAGACCGTGGACTATGACGGTTTCCTGATTGTCGCCGAACCCCAGCAGAACCAGGGCCAATGGCAGGTCTCCGGGCGTATCGAGAAGCAGGATGGCGAGACGACCAAGGTGCACACCTTCATCCGGGCGGATACGCTGCCGGACGAGGAGGCAGCTGCAAACGAGATGATCCGCAAGGCCAAAATGATGATTGACCAGATGGGCGAGAGCATATTCGATTGA
- a CDS encoding endonuclease/exonuclease/phosphatase family protein: MLFNRSKPRSLIDIGLSFLGWLGSLGALAVCLMGLAAYLAPDFWLADNMSFFLRQFLAAGLAGILGGTIGFLVRHRLAWLYRMTWALALACFIALAGLTGARTLANTKPAGPLAAGDQPLKIISINIEHLFLGDKVLQGFLEQEKPDIIVLQEVLWWLQERRWERLGLPVGGAGQNGFPDYLKVGDLGGLVVYSRFPILKAEEQVIQGELPPGANVYYDADRELLSLTLDTGKAPLHLVVIHPDSPRTEARWLNKRRYFDAIDALLDRLKEENGDNILAIGDWNSAPWSARFQETLTRNGLKTGYPDGWPQTTRFFFDYRLHWILGAPVDQFAVSKDLQLVNVSLGPHIGSDHLPLIVELGQTKSR; encoded by the coding sequence ATGCTGTTCAACCGCTCAAAGCCGCGATCCCTGATCGACATCGGCCTGTCGTTTCTCGGCTGGCTGGGCAGCCTTGGTGCACTTGCTGTCTGCCTGATGGGCCTGGCAGCCTATCTTGCACCCGACTTTTGGCTGGCCGACAATATGAGCTTTTTCCTGCGGCAGTTCCTCGCCGCGGGCCTTGCCGGCATTCTGGGCGGCACAATCGGGTTCCTGGTGCGCCACCGGCTGGCCTGGCTCTACCGGATGACCTGGGCGCTGGCCCTTGCGTGCTTCATTGCCCTGGCCGGGTTGACAGGTGCCCGCACCCTGGCAAACACCAAGCCGGCCGGTCCCCTTGCTGCCGGAGACCAGCCGCTCAAGATCATCTCCATCAACATCGAGCACCTGTTTCTGGGCGACAAGGTGCTGCAAGGTTTCCTGGAACAGGAAAAGCCGGACATCATCGTCCTGCAGGAAGTGCTCTGGTGGCTTCAGGAACGGCGCTGGGAGCGCCTGGGCCTGCCCGTCGGCGGCGCCGGACAAAACGGTTTTCCGGACTATCTCAAGGTCGGCGATCTCGGCGGCCTCGTTGTCTATTCCCGTTTTCCCATTCTGAAGGCCGAAGAACAGGTCATCCAGGGCGAGCTGCCGCCCGGCGCCAATGTCTATTACGACGCCGACCGGGAACTGCTGTCGCTGACACTGGACACCGGCAAGGCCCCCTTGCATCTCGTGGTCATTCATCCGGACAGTCCGCGCACCGAGGCCCGCTGGCTCAACAAACGCCGGTATTTCGACGCGATCGATGCGCTCCTTGACCGGTTGAAGGAGGAAAACGGCGACAACATCCTGGCGATCGGCGACTGGAACAGCGCACCCTGGTCCGCCCGGTTCCAGGAGACCCTGACCAGAAACGGGCTGAAGACCGGCTATCCGGACGGCTGGCCGCAGACCACCCGTTTCTTTTTCGATTATCGTCTGCACTGGATACTCGGTGCACCGGTCGACCAGTTCGCCGTTTCCAAAGACCTGCAGCTTGTGAACGTCTCTCTCGGCCCGCATATCGGCTCGGACCACTTGCCGCTGATTGTCGAACTGGGCCAGACAAAATCCCGTTAA
- a CDS encoding molybdenum cofactor biosynthesis protein MoaE produces the protein MPVVPLVRVQADDFDAATEATRLTAGRKDVGALVTFTGLCRDEAGTLEALELEHYPGMAEAELTRIAREAADRWPLTGLTVVHRFGKIPPGENIVLVIAASAHRRAAFEAADFLMDYLKTRAPFWKKEHLSTGGSSNWVEAKATDDKDAARWT, from the coding sequence ATGCCTGTAGTTCCGCTTGTTCGCGTCCAGGCAGACGATTTCGACGCCGCGACCGAGGCCACCCGATTGACCGCGGGCCGCAAGGATGTCGGTGCCCTGGTGACATTCACCGGCCTTTGCCGCGACGAGGCCGGAACGCTGGAAGCCCTCGAACTGGAGCATTACCCCGGCATGGCCGAGGCCGAGCTGACAAGGATCGCCAGGGAGGCCGCCGATCGATGGCCCCTGACCGGCCTGACGGTGGTTCATCGCTTCGGCAAGATACCGCCTGGCGAGAATATCGTTCTGGTCATTGCCGCCTCGGCTCATCGCAGGGCCGCGTTCGAAGCAGCCGATTTCCTGATGGATTACCTCAAGACCCGCGCGCCGTTCTGGAAAAAGGAGCATCTTTCGACAGGCGGCAGCAGCAACTGGGTCGAAGCAAAGGCCACCGACGACAAGGACGCCGCGCGCTGGACCTGA
- a CDS encoding multidrug effflux MFS transporter: MKHDSASSEPAAKTAAASRSASADNSEVLREPGIPFAEFVTIIAMIMALNAMAIDVMLPALPAIGDALNIVEENNRQLVLLSYLVGFGGAQFFFGPVSDALGRRRILVGGLAVYSLASVAAIFASDLTVLLIARVLQGIGCAAARVAVLSVVRDCYTGRRMGRVMSLVMMVFMAVPVVAPAIGQAVLLVAGWPWIFALLLLSGLAMLVWSALRMPETLDQDKRQPIVVSKVIDAYKTALATRACLGYAVGTAFIFGGLFSFLAMSQQIFVDVFHLGTLFPAVFAAIATTMAVASFSNAQLVEAMGMRRLSHGAAVVYTGLGFIVWLLPALGIENFWLFLILTTAIMTSFGFLGANFNAMALEPLGAIAGTAAGVLGTISTLGGALLGYVMGQLFDGTTQPLGLAFFVYGLAAIGCILYAERGRMFHALHDTQTASD, from the coding sequence TTGAAACACGACAGTGCCTCTTCCGAACCGGCAGCCAAGACGGCTGCTGCAAGCCGCTCCGCTTCCGCCGACAACAGCGAAGTTCTGCGCGAGCCCGGCATTCCCTTTGCAGAATTTGTCACCATCATCGCCATGATCATGGCGCTCAACGCCATGGCCATCGACGTCATGCTGCCCGCTCTGCCGGCCATTGGCGATGCCCTCAACATCGTGGAAGAAAACAACCGCCAGCTGGTCCTGCTGTCCTATCTGGTCGGTTTTGGCGGCGCCCAGTTTTTCTTCGGCCCAGTGTCGGATGCTCTTGGCCGACGCCGCATTCTGGTCGGTGGCCTTGCGGTGTACAGTCTCGCCAGCGTCGCGGCGATCTTCGCCTCCGACCTCACGGTGTTGTTGATCGCCCGCGTTCTCCAAGGGATCGGCTGCGCCGCTGCGCGGGTCGCGGTCCTCTCGGTCGTGCGCGATTGCTACACGGGCCGGCGCATGGGTCGGGTGATGTCGTTGGTGATGATGGTGTTCATGGCTGTTCCGGTTGTTGCACCGGCCATCGGTCAGGCGGTGTTGCTGGTCGCCGGCTGGCCCTGGATCTTCGCATTGCTACTGTTGTCCGGCCTTGCCATGTTGGTCTGGTCGGCGCTGCGCATGCCGGAAACCCTTGACCAGGACAAACGGCAACCGATTGTCGTCTCCAAAGTGATCGACGCCTACAAAACGGCCCTCGCCACGCGCGCCTGCCTTGGCTATGCGGTCGGCACTGCGTTCATTTTCGGCGGACTGTTCTCGTTTCTTGCGATGTCACAACAGATTTTTGTCGACGTCTTTCACCTCGGGACGCTGTTTCCGGCCGTCTTTGCAGCGATCGCAACAACCATGGCCGTTGCGTCTTTCTCCAACGCCCAACTTGTGGAAGCCATGGGTATGCGCCGCCTCTCACATGGGGCTGCGGTTGTTTACACCGGCCTTGGTTTCATAGTCTGGTTGTTGCCCGCACTAGGCATCGAGAATTTCTGGCTGTTCCTGATCCTGACCACCGCAATCATGACCAGCTTCGGTTTCCTGGGTGCCAACTTCAACGCAATGGCCCTGGAACCGCTTGGAGCCATCGCAGGGACCGCAGCAGGCGTCCTTGGTACCATCTCCACCCTAGGCGGCGCTCTTCTGGGCTATGTCATGGGGCAGCTCTTTGACGGCACCACGCAGCCGCTGGGTCTGGCCTTTTTTGTCTACGGCCTGGCCGCCATCGGCTGCATCCTCTATGCAGAACGCGGCCGCATGTTTCACGCGCTGCATGATACGCAAACGGCCAGCGACTGA
- a CDS encoding thymidine kinase gives MAKLYFNYSTMNAGKSTLLLQAAYNYQERGMNTLLMIASFDDRAGTGRIASRIGLGADADVFSPQDDVFNHIETRSNAGKIDAVLVDEAQFLTEAQAWQLANVADQLRIPVMCYGLRTDFQGKLFPGSAALLALADNLKEVKTICWCGRKATMVARLDADGNIVEEGNQVEIGGNDKYVSLCRLHWSRRELG, from the coding sequence ATGGCCAAGCTCTATTTCAACTATTCCACGATGAACGCCGGCAAGTCGACCTTGCTGCTGCAGGCCGCCTACAATTACCAGGAGCGCGGCATGAACACGTTGCTGATGATCGCCTCCTTCGACGACAGGGCGGGCACAGGCCGCATCGCCTCGCGGATCGGACTGGGGGCCGATGCCGACGTCTTCTCTCCGCAGGACGATGTGTTCAACCACATCGAAACCCGCAGCAACGCGGGCAAGATCGATGCTGTTCTGGTCGATGAAGCCCAGTTTCTGACGGAAGCACAGGCCTGGCAACTTGCCAATGTCGCCGACCAGCTGCGCATTCCGGTCATGTGTTACGGCCTCAGGACGGACTTCCAGGGCAAGCTCTTTCCCGGCAGTGCCGCCCTGCTTGCGCTTGCCGACAATCTGAAAGAGGTCAAGACCATCTGCTGGTGCGGCCGCAAGGCCACCATGGTCGCCCGCCTGGATGCCGACGGCAACATTGTGGAGGAAGGCAACCAGGTCGAGATCGGCGGCAACGACAAATATGTCTCGCTGTGCCGCCTTCACTGGAGCAGACGGGAATTGGGATAG
- the uvrC gene encoding excinuclease ABC subunit UvrC, whose amino-acid sequence MSDSQPDETPETGESTETPRKGVEVIADEVKRLPNGPGVYRMLDENGEVLYVGKARSLKKRVTSYTRLQGQSNRIMRMILATAAMEFVVTETEPEALLLEANLIKRLRPRFNVLLRDDKSFPYILVTGDHESPAIVKHRGARKRKGAYFGPFASAGAVDRTINALQKAFLIRTCSDSYYENRTRPCLQYQIKRCAGPCTGEIGPEDYAGLVSEAKAFLSGRSQLIKKQLAEQMEAASADLEFERAAIYRDRLSALSHIQAHQGINPQSVEEADVFAIHQEGGQTCVQVFFFRTGQNWGNRAYFPKADKSLEETDILESFLAQFYDDKPAPKQILLSHPLAEQDLLSEALSERTGRKVEVLVPKRGEKKELVDNALTNAREALGRRLAETSSQARLLKGVAEAFDLAASPRRIEVYDNSHIMGTNAVGGMIVAGLEGFTKGQYRKFNIKSEDLVPGDDYGMMREVLTRRFSRLLKEHARSEPPQSGEGESEGAPVEEPPASAEMPAWPDLVLIDGGQGQLTAARETLESLGITDVPLVGIAKGPDRDAGREKFFIPGRSSFMLPERDPVLYFVQRLRDEAHRFAIGSHRARRKKDIVKNPLDEIAGIGPTRKKALLTHFGTAKAVSKAGVDDLAAVPGISEAVARLVYDHFHE is encoded by the coding sequence ATGTCTGATTCCCAACCTGACGAGACCCCGGAAACCGGCGAAAGCACCGAGACGCCGCGCAAGGGTGTCGAGGTCATCGCCGACGAGGTCAAGCGTCTGCCCAACGGGCCGGGCGTTTACCGGATGCTCGACGAGAACGGCGAGGTTCTTTATGTCGGCAAGGCCCGCAGCCTGAAAAAGCGGGTGACCAGCTACACCCGGCTCCAGGGCCAGTCGAACCGCATCATGCGCATGATCCTGGCAACCGCGGCGATGGAATTCGTCGTCACGGAAACGGAACCCGAAGCGCTGCTGCTGGAAGCCAACCTGATCAAGCGCCTGCGCCCGCGCTTCAATGTGCTTCTGCGCGACGACAAGTCCTTTCCCTATATTCTGGTCACAGGCGATCATGAATCGCCTGCCATCGTGAAGCACCGAGGCGCCCGCAAGCGCAAGGGCGCCTATTTCGGCCCCTTTGCCTCTGCAGGCGCGGTCGACCGGACCATCAATGCCCTGCAGAAGGCCTTTTTGATCCGGACCTGTTCAGACAGCTATTACGAGAACCGCACACGCCCCTGTCTGCAATACCAGATCAAGCGCTGCGCTGGCCCCTGCACCGGTGAAATCGGGCCGGAAGACTATGCCGGCCTGGTCTCGGAAGCCAAGGCCTTCCTGTCGGGCCGCAGTCAACTGATCAAGAAACAGCTGGCGGAACAGATGGAAGCCGCCTCCGCGGACCTTGAGTTTGAAAGGGCCGCCATTTATCGCGACCGCCTGTCGGCCCTGTCCCACATTCAGGCACATCAGGGCATCAACCCGCAATCGGTCGAAGAGGCCGACGTCTTCGCCATTCACCAGGAAGGCGGCCAGACCTGTGTCCAGGTGTTCTTCTTCCGCACCGGCCAAAACTGGGGCAACCGGGCCTATTTCCCCAAGGCAGACAAATCCTTGGAAGAGACGGACATTCTGGAAAGCTTCCTCGCCCAGTTCTATGACGACAAGCCCGCGCCGAAGCAGATCCTTTTAAGCCATCCGCTGGCCGAACAGGACCTGCTTTCAGAGGCCTTGAGCGAACGGACAGGCCGCAAGGTCGAGGTCCTCGTTCCCAAACGCGGTGAAAAGAAAGAGCTGGTCGACAACGCGCTGACCAATGCGCGCGAAGCCCTGGGCCGACGTCTAGCGGAAACCTCCAGCCAGGCCCGCCTGTTGAAGGGGGTCGCCGAAGCCTTCGATCTGGCGGCATCGCCGCGCCGCATCGAGGTCTATGACAACTCCCACATCATGGGCACCAACGCGGTCGGCGGCATGATCGTTGCCGGACTGGAAGGCTTCACCAAGGGCCAGTACCGCAAGTTCAACATCAAGTCCGAAGACCTCGTACCGGGCGACGATTACGGCATGATGCGCGAAGTGCTCACGCGCCGCTTTTCGCGCCTCCTGAAGGAACATGCCCGTTCCGAGCCGCCTCAGAGCGGTGAAGGCGAGAGCGAAGGCGCCCCGGTCGAAGAGCCGCCGGCTTCTGCCGAAATGCCGGCTTGGCCGGACCTCGTCTTGATCGATGGCGGCCAGGGTCAGTTGACAGCCGCGCGCGAAACCCTGGAAAGCCTCGGCATCACCGACGTGCCACTCGTCGGCATTGCCAAGGGGCCGGACCGGGACGCGGGCCGGGAGAAGTTCTTCATTCCCGGCAGATCGTCTTTCATGCTGCCGGAGCGCGATCCGGTGCTTTATTTCGTGCAGCGCCTGCGCGACGAGGCCCACCGCTTTGCCATCGGCAGTCATCGGGCGCGGCGCAAGAAGGACATCGTCAAGAACCCGCTTGACGAGATCGCCGGCATCGGGCCGACCCGCAAGAAGGCCCTGCTCACCCATTTCGGCACCGCCAAGGCCGTCTCCAAGGCAGGCGTTGACGATCTGGCTGCCGTCCCCGGCATCTCCGAAGCGGTCGCCCGGCTCGTTTATGATCACTTTCATGAGTGA
- the moaD gene encoding molybdopterin converting factor subunit 1: protein MNIRYFAWVRERVGLEEEEIDLPASVSTVADLITHLKSLDENHAAAFEEEDAIRVALDQEHVETDAALEGAREVAFFPPMTGG, encoded by the coding sequence ATGAACATCCGTTATTTTGCCTGGGTCCGCGAACGGGTGGGTCTTGAGGAAGAAGAGATCGACCTGCCTGCGTCTGTCAGCACGGTTGCCGACCTGATCACGCATCTGAAATCGCTCGATGAAAATCATGCTGCGGCCTTTGAAGAAGAGGACGCGATACGGGTTGCGCTCGACCAGGAGCATGTCGAAACCGATGCGGCGCTCGAAGGTGCCCGGGAAGTGGCCTTCTTTCCGCCGATGACGGGTGGGTAG
- the pgsA gene encoding CDP-diacylglycerol--glycerol-3-phosphate 3-phosphatidyltransferase, with translation MKRNIVLSLPNLLTYGRILAVPAVAFCFYFEGTTPRWIALALFVVAAITDFFDGYLARAWQQQSALGRMLDPIADKLLVSVSLLMLAGDGTIGGWSMIAAIIILCREILVSGLREFLAELQVSVPVTQLAKWKTTVQLVAIAFLLAGPAGDTVFPYTTDMGLVSLWLAALLTLYTGYDYFRAGIGHLITE, from the coding sequence ATGAAACGCAATATTGTTCTGAGCCTGCCCAATCTCCTGACCTACGGGCGCATTCTGGCCGTCCCGGCTGTTGCCTTCTGTTTTTATTTCGAAGGCACCACGCCGCGCTGGATCGCGCTTGCCCTGTTCGTCGTTGCGGCCATCACCGACTTCTTCGACGGCTATCTGGCCCGCGCCTGGCAGCAGCAATCCGCGCTTGGCCGCATGCTTGATCCGATTGCCGACAAGTTGCTGGTCTCCGTCAGCCTGCTGATGCTGGCCGGCGACGGCACGATCGGCGGCTGGTCGATGATCGCGGCGATCATCATACTGTGCCGTGAAATCCTGGTCTCCGGCCTCAGGGAGTTTCTGGCCGAACTCCAGGTCAGCGTGCCGGTGACCCAGCTGGCCAAATGGAAAACCACGGTCCAGCTGGTCGCCATCGCCTTTCTGCTCGCAGGTCCGGCCGGCGACACGGTGTTTCCATATACGACCGACATGGGACTGGTCTCGCTTTGGCTCGCCGCCTTGCTGACCCTATATACGGGATACGACTATTTCCGCGCCGGCATCGGTCATCTGATCACCGAGTGA